The following is a genomic window from Helicobacter sp. NHP19-003.
GTGTTGCCGAGCATGTAGAGCACATAGGGCACTTGTGGGTCTGAGGGATAGAATTTGAGCCACTGGGAGGCGACTTGGATCGTGAGTTCCTGTCTTTTTTTGAGTTTGCTCAAAGCGATAATCTCGTAAAAATACAAGTCTTTTTTAAAAATGGTGCGGGGGTAGAGCCTAAAAATACGCGCAATAGCCTCTAGAGCCTCCAAATAGTAGCCATTTTTAATGAGCTGTTTCAAGCCCAAATATTCCTCTAAGTCTTGCCCCTTAGTGTAGGTCAAAGGCTTGTTGTCCACATCTAGCTCTTGGATGATGGGCGTTTGCGCCCCCTCTATGAGGATGGGGAAGTTCAACCCCTCATTGCTGGGCGCATTGTAGTCTTTGGGAGTGAGGAAGGGAATCTTGTGATGAAAACCCACGACTTGCCAGACTTTAGAGTTTTTGAGTTTGAGTTTTTGGATGGGGATGCTTTGTTTATAATCATAGGGGAGTGCAAACAAGGCCTCTTGAAATTTGGGCTTGATGTGCAGATGAAAAATAAAATTCTTGATTTCATAGGACACCTCAAAGAAGTCTGTTTTAAAGGGCATGAAACCCACTTTCGGAGTGGAGTCGATTGTGCAGATGATCTCTTCGGCGGGGTAAGTTTTGTAGACACAGGCAAAGGGTTTTTCGTCTGTGAGTGTTAGGGTTGAGAAGTCCACTTCTTTCTCCCTCCCCTTTGTAACGCTTAAATCAAGGCCGTTTAAAAAGGGCAAAGAGGCAAAGAATAGAACAAATAGGCGCAACAACATTAAGCTTGGTTAGAGTTTAAATAAATGCGCAACACAAAAACAGAGAACACGCACAAAAACGCCACCGCCGTGCTGACGGCATAAAGGGGGGGCGTGGCATTCGTGGCGCTGGGGGGGTTGGCGCTTGGGGTTTTAAAGAACATCGCCACAAGCAGGCGCAAGTAATACACCGCGCTCACGGCGCTGTTTAACACCATCACGATGGGCAAAAACACCTGGTGTTGGCTAATCACCTGCTCTAACACCATCACCTTGCCCCAAAACATGGAAAAAGGCGGAATACCGGCAAGAGAGCATAAGAAAATTGCGCTTAGCATGGCCAAAAGGGGTTTGGTTTGGACGAGCCCATTGAAGCGCTCATAAGGGTAGGCGTAGCTGTTTTGCTGTGCGTCTTGTTGGTTTGCAACCATCCATAAAATTGCAAACGCCCCAATGTTGGTGATCAAAAATAAAAGCCAATAGCTAAACAACGCCCCTGCGCCATCCACCACGCATGCCAAAGCAAAACCCGTGTGTGAAATCGAGCTGTAGGCCATCATGCGCTTGACATCTTTTTGCAAGAGCGCCATCGCATTGGGGATCGTGATCGTGAGCGCAATTAAAGCCGTGTAAAGGTTGTCGATGACAAAGGACTCGGTGTTTAAGAAGGCGTAAAGCACCCGCAAGAGCACCACCAACCCCGCCATTTTAGGCACAATGGAGATGAAGCCGGCCAAAACGGGATTGTTGCCCTCGTAAATGTCTGGCATCCAAGTGTGGAAGGGCACCAGCGACACCTTAAAACCAAGCGCCCCTAGCATGCACGCTAGGGCAATGAAAAACAAGGGCAACGCTCTAGGCTCGTGGTGGAAAAACACACTCCTCAAACCATCGCCCACGCTGCTCAAGTCCAAATGCCCCGTGAGTAGGTAGAGCAAAGCCACGCCTAGCACAAAGAACACCCCCGCTAAAACGCTCAAGCTGAAGTATTTGATCGCCGCCTCTATGCCGGTACTTTTGTAACTTAGCGCCATCAGCACGCACATGACTAAAGACGCGCTCTCCAAACCGAGCAGGATTAAAAGCAAATGGTCGGTAGACACCATGAGGGTGAACCCCCCAACCATGAAAAGATACAAGGGGTAAAACTCGGGAGTCTCAAACTCGCTAAACTTCTCTTTGCTTAACGCTAGGAGCAATAAGAGCAAACTTGCTAGGGCGATGAAAAGCTGCCCGCTCAAAGACGCGCCATCGGTCAAAAAGTCGCCCGCCCCATCTGTGGAGGGGTTGTAAAAGGCAATCCACAGCACGCTAAAGGCAAGGATCAACCCGGCGATCGCCACGCTCAAAGACTTAGAAAAGCCCTTGCCGACATTTAAAAGCAATAAGAAAACCCCGCCCCCCACGCTCATAAACAGGGGCATTAACACTTGCAAGTCTAACTCGGGCATGAGAGATGAGATCAAGGGATTCATTGTTCTTCCTTAGGCATTGATGCGCCCCTGTAGGCTTTCTAAGAGCACTTGCACGCTTTGTTCAATGGGCGACAAAAGCGGTTTAGGATAAATCCCCAAGAACAACACCGCCGCCACCAAAAGAGCCAACACACTTTTTTCGCTACAAGTTAAGGGGTTTAGGGCTTTGGCTTTTTTGATGGCGTATAACTCTGAAGGCTCTGCGCCAAAAAAGACCTTTTTATACAACACCAGCATATAAATGGCGGATAAAATAATGGTCGTCCCCGCTAAAAACGCCATAAACGGAGAGCTTTTAAAAAAGCCCAGCAGGCTTAAAAACTCGCCCACAAAACCGCTTGTAAGGGGCATGCCTACATTCGCCAAGAGCAACACCATAAAAAACGCTGCGTAAGTTGGCATCAAATGCGCCACGCCCTTAAAGGCGACAATCTTACTAGAGTTGCAGCGATCAAACAACACCCCCACTAAAATAAATAGCCCAGCACTCACCAGCCCGTGCGAAAACATCGTAAAGACCGCCCCACCCACGCCCTCTACATTGAACGCATACAGTCCCAACACCGCCACGCCCATGTGCGACATGGAGCTGTAAGCGATCAATCTTTTCATCTCCTTTTGTGCGCAAGCTAGAAGCCCGCCATAAAGCACCATTAAAAGGGCTAAAACGCTTAAAGGCAAAAAGTAATGCAAGATCACATTAGGGAATAAGGGCAGCAAGAAACGCACCATGGCGTAAGTCCCCATTTTTAAAAGCAGGGCGGAGAGCACCGCTGAGCCAATGACGGGGGCGTTGCCATAGGCGTGGGGCAGCCAGTTGTGGAGGGGAAAAATGGGGATTTTCACGGCAATGCCCACAAAGAAGGCGATGAACACCCACAAACGCACTTGGGGGGGCAAAACCACGCTGTTGAAGGTCTCTAAATCAAAGTTAAAGGGGGTTTCAAGCGCAAGGCTGCATGCATGGGCATAGTATAAAATCGCTAAGAGCATGAAAAGTGAAGCCAAAAAGGTGTAAAGGAAGAATTTAAGCCCTGAATAGACTTTTGGCCCCACACCATAACGCCCAATCATGTAAAGCACGGGCAAGAGCGACACCTCCCAAAAAACATAAAAGAAAATGAGATTTAAGGAAGTGAAAACCCCCATTAAAATCCCCTCTAAGAGCAAGATACAAATGAGCATGTCTTTAATGTGCTTGCTGACATACAAGGCGAGCAGGAATAAAATAAAGGCGGTTAAAACGAGTAGGGTTAAAGAAATCCCATCCACGCCTACATGGTAGTTGATCCCCGCTTGTTTGACAAGGTCGGCAAACTCTTCAAATTGCATCACCCCTGTATCCTTGTCAAACAACACCCAGAGCCCCACAACAAGGGCGAGCTCAATGGCGCTTACCAAGACTCCATAGGGTTTGGCGTGCTTTTCGCTAAGCCCAAATAGGGGCAGGCACGCTACAAGCGGAAAAAAGATCAACACGCTCAAAAAGTGGTGGGGCAAAAGTGCATCCATATTAACTCCAAAAACTTAGCATTGTTACAAAGATAATCACCACGACCCCAAAAGTCATTAAACGCAATGCCGAGCTCAAATTGCCGCTTTGCAAAGGGGTTAACATTTGCCCGAGTAGAGTGGGGATTTTAGCGATGGTGTCTACAAAGACATCGAGCATCCGCACTTCAATTTTGCGCCACACCCAAAAAGCAAACTTTAAAAACACCCGAGAGAGTGTACCATATAGGGTGGGGATATAGTATTGATTCAACAACAAGCGGTAGAAAAACCCACCCTCTTTGTTGCCAAAGCCTTTTTTATATTTTTGCACGGCATAGGCAATGGAAAGCAAAACCCCGATTGTGGTAAGAGCTAATAAAAGCAATTTAGGCACAGAGTACTCTGCAAAAGAAGGCACGCTAATCGCTTTGGATACAAAATGGAAAAATCCATGCTCAAAAAAGCCTGCCACTACGGCCAAAATGGCTAGGGGCAGCATCGCCCACAGCATAAAGCTAGAGGCCTCGTGGGGGTGATCGATGCTGTGCACTTTGGGGGCAAAGAAAACCAACATCAAAAGTCTAAAACTATAAAACGCTGTAAAGAGTGCGCCTATGAGTAAAGCTAAAAACAGCCCATGGTGTCCTGTGGCAAAGGCGACTTCTAGGATTTTATCCTTAGAGAAAAAGCCCGCAAAGGGATAGAGCCCACACAAGGCTAAAGACGCTAGCCCCATCAAAATGGCGGTGGTTTTGAGCGGTTTAAGTAGCCCGCCCATTTTGCTAATGTCTAACTCATCGTGCATGGCGTGCATGACATTGCCCGCCCCTAAGAAGAGTAAAGCCTTAAAAAAGGCGTGGGTGAAAAGGTGGAAAAGGGCGATCCAATAAGCCCCAAGCCCTGCGCCCACGAACATATAACCTAGCTGTGAAAGGGTGGAGTACGCCACAACGCGTTTTAGGTCTTTATTGACTAAGGCCATGCTTGCCCCAAACAACGCCACAAACGCCCCTAAGCACGCAATGGCATAGCCAAGACCGGGCAATGCGCTATAGAGTGGGTGCGCTCGAATCACCAAATACACCCCGGCCGTAACCATTGTGGCGGCGTGGATCAAAGCGGATACGGGCGTGGGCCCCTCCATCGCGTTGGCCAGCCATGTATGCAGGGGGAATTGTGCGCTCTTGCCCACTGCCCCCACAAAGAGCAAGAGCCCGATGCAAAAGAGAAGATGAGAGTCAGCGTTGGCAATGTTGGCAAAGACTACAGAGTATTGCACTGAGCCAAAAGTCCAATACACCAGTAAAATCCCCATGAGCATGCCTAAATCCGCAATGCGGTTCATCACAAAGGCTTCAATGGAGGCATTGTTGGCACTCTCTTTGTGATACCAAAAGCCAATGAGCAGGTAAGAGCAAAGCCCCACGCCCTCCCAGCCCACAAACAGCCCTAAGAAATTGTCGCTAAGGACTAAGACAAGCATAGAAAAGACAAAGCCAGAGAGATAGCTAAAGTAGCGGTTATAGCCCTTGTCATGGAGCATGTAGCCAATGGAATAGACATGCACCAAAAAGGACACGAGCGTTACCACCACAATCATGACGGCACTGATCGAATCGAGTCCAAAGGAGAACTTGACACTAAAGCCCCCAAGTGCCATCCAATCAAAGAGCACCGCTTGCACGCTTTGGTTGTGCAAACTTAAATTTAAGAGATACAAAGCCCCTAGAAAAGACAACCCGAGTAGGCTAGAATTGACGATGCCCACTTGCAAACTTTTTTGGCAGGTGCCAAAAAGCCCGGCATAAAGTGCCCCCAACAAGGGCAAGAGCAAAACCGCCGCTAACACCACAGACGCATACATGCCAGCCTCCATGCTAGCCCTTCATGCGCACTAGAGTGTCGATGTCTAGGCTTTTGTGTTTTCTGTGCCACAAAATCACAAGCCCTAACCCTATGGCCACCTCCGCCGCTGCTACGGCGATCATAAATAAGGCGAACACCTGCCCGTCAATGTTTTTTAAAGAGTGGGCGATCGCCACAAAGGCGACATTGATGGCATTGAGCATGATTTCTGTAGAGAAAAAAAGCATTAAAATGTTCTTGCGCCGCAGAATGCCAAACAGCCCCACGCTAAAGAGCAGAGCCGCAAAGACCAAGTAATGGGCCAGAGTAAGCATCAATTCTCCTTCTTAAATGCGCTCGCCATCGCCCCGACTAAGGCGACCAAGAGCATGAACGCCCCCACTTCAAAGGCGACTAAGTATTTTGTAAACAACACAAAGCCGATCAACTTTGTGTTGGAAGTGTCTAAATCGGGGTTTAAACTCTCTTGCAAGTTGTGGGCGTAATGGGCGATGAAAGGCGCGCCAAGCAAGGCGACCAAGACCACTGCTAAAGCAATGGCTAAGAGGGCGGGGACTTTAGGGGCATGTGCCCTCTCTTGTACCTCTTGTGAGGCATTCAAAAACATCATGCCAAAGGCGTACATGACCACCACTGCCCCCACATAGACCAAAATTTGCACCACGCCCAAAAACTCGGCATCTAAGAGAAAGAAAAAGGCGGACACAAAGACCATCGCCGCGGCTAGAGAGGTCATGGCATACAAAATGTTCGTGGTCGTAACCACCACGAACGCCATGCCTAAAGTCAAGGCGGCGAAGAAATAAAAGGCAAGGGTTTCAAGCATGGTCTTTGCCCCCCTCTTTGTTTTCTGCCCCCTCTTTCGCCTCTTTGGCTTCTTTAGGCTCTTCTTTCTCTTCTTTAGTGGCGTAATCTAGGGGGGTTTGGGCTAAGCGCGTGTTTGCATCCACACTAGGCGCACCAAAGCCCATAAACTCTTGATGGCTGTGGTCTTTTGCGCTTTGTATGTCTGTGAGAAACTCTGCTTTGCCCCCAAATTGGGAGCGTTGCACACTGCTGTTTTCAAAGCGTTGCCCCATCACAATGGCAAGCTCGGGGCACACCTCAGCACACAGCCCGCAATAAATGCACCGCCCTAAGTTAATGGTGTAGCTGTCTATGTATTTGCGCTCATCCTCGGCCTTGTGCGTGATGATCCTAATGCAATTACTCGTGCAAATCTTTTCACACAGCCCACAGCCGATACAGCGTTCATTGCCCGACTCTAGCAACCTTTGCAAGTGGTGCACGGCTCTATATCTAGGGCTTAAGGGCAACACCTCCATCGGGTAGTGTATGGTAACTTCTTTGCTAAAAAACTCTTTAATGGTCAGCCCTAAGCCCTTAAAAAGCTCTAAACCAAAGCTCGTTTTGAGTGTGTCTAAGAGTTTGGGGCTAGGCTTTTTAGGGTCGAGCCATTTATACTTTTGTCCCACAACACCTCCTTAAAAAAGTAAAAGTACTAGCCCGGTGATTAGGATATTGACTAGGGCTAAAGGGAGCATGATTTTCCAACACATGCGCATGAGTTGATCGGGGCGCACATGGGGGAAGGTTGCGCGCGCCCACATGGATAAAAACACAAAGAAACAGACTTTGATTAAGATCGCAATGCCGCCCGGGATAAAGCCCCACGCATTGTAACCCCCAAAGAAAATCAAAGAAATCACAAAACAAAAGGCAAACAAATGGGCGTATTCGGCTAAGAAAAACATGCCCCAGCGCAAGCCACTATACTCTGTGCAAAACCCGGCGACAATCTCCGCCTCATGCTCGAGCAAGTCAAAGGGGGTGCGGTTCAACTCAGCATAACTAGAGATCAAGAACAAAAAGAAGGCTAAGGGTTGTTTAAACACCAGCCAATGGAGCATGCCCCCCTCTTGGTATTGGTTGATTTCCACCAAAGACAAAGAGCCCACCACCATGATGGGGGCTAAGATCGTTAGGGTGCTCACCACTTCAAAGCTTAAAAGCTGGATAGTCGCCCTTGCCGCCCCGATTAAAGAATACTTGCTATTAGAGGCGAGCCCGGCTAAAAGGGGGGCGTAAATGCTCGCCGAGCCCACCGCTAAGAAAAACAACAACCCGACATTGATGTCCGAGATAATAGGTTTGATCGTGTGCCCAAAGATTTGAAAATCGCCGAAGAAGGGGATGGGTGCCATGCTCACAAAGGCACTCACCATCGCGATCACCGGAGCAATGGAGAAGATCAAGTGGTTAGCGTTCTGGGGGATCACATCCTCTTTAGTGAAAAGTTTGATCGCATCGGCGATCACTTGCAAGAGCCCAAAAGGACCGACATAAGTAGGGCCTAAACGCCTTTGAAAATAAGCCAAGACTTTTCGTTCTAAATAAGTCCCAAACGCCCCTAGCCCGGAAAAGACCAAAACCACCACCAGAATTTTAATCAGGGTTTCTACAATCTCGGCACTCATGCACGCTCCCATTCTAAGGTTTCAAAGGGGCTAGCAAATACCCCCCCCGTGTCTAGGCTGGGGCTTGCCATAAACACGCCCCTTTTTAGGCTGTGGTCTATGTAAATCTTGCCCGTGAGTGTGCGCCCCTCTTTGCTTAAACGGATTGTCGTCCCCTCAACAAGTCCCAAACTCTCTAAATGCGCCTTAGAAGTGTAAATGCCCTCTTTGAGTTGTAGGTTTTGGCTCTTAATGGTGTGGGTGTTAAACTGCGTTTCGGCAAATTGCAAATAGGCGTTAAGCTCGGGGGCACTCTCAATGGGGGTTATGGGCTGGCTTGATTCTGTAGCTTGGCTAGGGGTGCTTTGAAGTTTATAGCCCCTGTGGTTGCTCTTGTCATTGGCGTAAAAATTTGTCAAATCGTCATACGCCACGCCCAAAAAGCCCTTGTCTTGGGGCAATTCTTGGGTGTATTCGGCTAAAGTTTCGCCATAAAAGCCAAAGTGCTGGGCGATGTCGGCAAAGTCTAGCCCCTCATAGGCTAAAGCGGGGCGTAAAGCAAGCACCCGCCCCTCCAAATTGACCATGCTTGCCTCCATTTGTGAGAAGCTGGGTAAAATAAAATCTACTTGATTTTGCACTTGTCCGTTTTGATCCACACAATCGCTATCAAGCACAAAATCCCCTTTAGTCCGCACCCCTACGCTGGGGCTTGCGTGGCTGTCTTTTTCTAAAGTGCAAAGCGACACAATGCCTAAAGCATTGGCACTTGGGGGGATTAAAAAGATTTTGAGTTTGTCTAGCTTGCTTGCCTCTTGCAACATTAAGGCAATGTTGTGGGCTTTTGGGTGGGTGTAAATCTCGGGCCCGATTAAAAGAGCGATGCTAGGGGCTTTTTCAACCAAACCTTTAATTTTCTCAAAAGTGGGGCTATCACATTTGGCATTTTCTAGCATGGCATAGACGGGGGGCTTTTGCTCGGCTTTTTTAGGCTCTGCTGTTGCCTCGCCCTCTGCGTTTTCTGCACCCTCTGCACTTTCTGCAGGCTCAGGCTCAGGCTCGACAAGGGCACTTGCCTTTAAACTCTCTAAACTCGGGCTCTCCACGCCCAAAGCCATCAAAAACGCCCCTAAAATGATCTCTTCAGCCCCTACAGCATGGCACACGGGCACCACGCTACGGCTCATTTTTTCTATCGCCATGTCCTCTAGGGGGTGGGCGTAGATCAAACTCGTGCCTTTATTCACCTTTAAAACATTGGCTAGGGCGTATTTGAGTAGGGGGTTTTCATTTTTTAGCCTTGAGCCCAAACTTAGCACACAGCTAGAGCTTTTTAAATCCTTTAAATCGTGGGGCGTGGGGCTAAAAGTCTTTAAAAACTCTTGGTAGGCGTAAAGTTTGCTGTTATGGAGTTTGAAGCCACAAGTTTGACGCATTTGCTCGAGCAAATAAGCCTCTTCATTGCTTAAATCTCCCCCGACATACACCGCCTTTGCCTCTTTGAGCTTTTGCACGGCTTGCTCTATGTTGCTGCTGCCCTTTGTGGATGCTTTTAAATCAAAGGCAAAACGCCCCGCCCCACAAATGGGGTTGTGGTAAAAGTCGTTGCCGACTCTAAAGATTTTTTGCTCTTCGCCTAGTGTGTCAAAGTGGCGCACTTGATAATCTAATAAACACCCTGCCGCACAATGCATGCAAGTCGAATCGATGTGTTTTAGCTCCCACGCATTGGCTTTATAGCTAAAGTCCTTATAGACAATCGCGCCCACCGGGCACACAGCGATGCACTCCCCACAATCATAACAAGGGGTGTCGCCCACAAAGGCGATCATGCCCTTTTGTTTGCGACTCCAAACGCTAAAGGGGTCTTTGGGCATGCTCTCTTTGAATTTGTCGGGGGCGTGTAGGCTTGCCTTGCTCGCCTTCAAATTGCTATCGCCGATATTGTCGCTGCAAGTCGTTACGCACCGCTCGCACATGATGCATAAATTCGGGTCATAGGACGCTTGCGCCCAAAAGGCGAAGGGCTTGAGATTGTCTCTGACGCTGAAAGGTTGCCGATCAACTAAAGTGCGGTGTGTCATGTCTTGCAACTCACACTCCCCGCTTTTATCGCACACCCCACACTCTAGGGGGTGATTGACATCATAGGTCTGCATGATCATTTGCCTCTCAGCTACTAAGGCAGCGGTCTTCGTGGCGACTTTGGTGTTGGCTTTGGGTTTGGTGTTGCACGCATACACCCTCTTGCCCTCCACCTCCACCATACACATTTTGCAAGCCACCGTGGGGGAGCAACCACTTAAATAGCAAATGGCGGGGATATACACCCCGGCACTTCTTGCCGCTTCTAAAATGGTCTGCCCCTCGCTAAATTCTACCTTTTGCCCATCTATCTCTATGCTTGGCATGCGTTAAGCCCTTTTCACCACTAAAGTCCAATCCACCCGATTAAAACGCAAAGAGTTCATCAAAATATCCCCCCTCTCTTTGATCGCCTCTGCGCTCTGCTCCACAATGTCAAAATCCACCACTTCAAACATGAAAATTGCCACCTCCCCGGGGCGCACACTCTCATCTAAAATCGCCCCCATGCGGCTAATCACCGCCTCATTAGGCTCATCTCTTAAATGCCTCAAATCAAAGCGTTTCACCGATCCACCTCCCCAAAAACCGCATTGCTTGAGCCGATGATTGTTACGGCATCTGCCAAATACTGCCCCACTAAAATGTCTTGCATCGAGCCTATATGAAAAAAGCTCGGGGCACGGATTTTTAAGCGATAAGGGTAGGGCTCGCCCTGTGAGTGGATAAAAAAGCCCAACTCGCCCTTGGGCGACTCTGTGGGGGCATACACCTCGCCCCTTGGCGGACGCATGCCTTGAGTCACCAACACGAAATGTTGCATCAAAGCGTAGTTTTGGGTCATGATGTCCTCTTTGGGGGCACTGAAATACTGCGGGGCGTGTGCCATAATGGCGGGGTCTGTGGGGGCATGCATGGGGATTAACTGCTCTAAAATACGCAAGGACTCTTCAATCTCTAGCATGTAGAGTTGGTAGCGGTCGTAGCTGTCGCCGTAATTGCCTACGGGTATATCAAAATCTAACTCAGGGTAAAGCTCATAAGGCTCTTCCTTGCGGACATCATAGGCGATCCCAGTGCCTCTTAGCATGATCCCACTTGCTCCCCACGATTTGGCTTGCTCTTGTGTAATTGTGCCGACATTCTCCAAACGGGCTTTCCAAATGCGGTTGCTATCCAGCAGCCCACTTATGAGTTTATGCATTCCCCTCACTTCTTTAATGAAGGCTTTTAGCCCCTCGAGCCAGTTAGGGGGCAAGTCTAAAGGCACGCCCCCGATGCGGATGGCGTTGTGTGTGAGCCTTGCCCCGCAATAATCCTCCATCAAATCTAGCCCATACTCCCGGGTTTTAAAGCAATACAAGAACACCGACATCGCCCCCACATCCAGCGCATGCACACTTAAAAAGAAGACATGGGAAATGACTCTATTGAGCTCTAAAAGCAAAGTGCGGATCACCTGAGCGCGTCTGGGAATTTGCACGCCTAATAAAGTTTCTACCGCGTGGGCGAAGGCGTAGTTGTTGCTCGTGGAAGAAGTGTAGTCTAGGCGGTCTGTGGTGGGCATGTATTCGTTGTAGGTCATGTTTTCGCCCAGCTTTTCACAGCCTCGAT
Proteins encoded in this region:
- a CDS encoding NADH-quinone oxidoreductase subunit N, whose protein sequence is MNPLISSLMPELDLQVLMPLFMSVGGGVFLLLLNVGKGFSKSLSVAIAGLILAFSVLWIAFYNPSTDGAGDFLTDGASLSGQLFIALASLLLLLLALSKEKFSEFETPEFYPLYLFMVGGFTLMVSTDHLLLILLGLESASLVMCVLMALSYKSTGIEAAIKYFSLSVLAGVFFVLGVALLYLLTGHLDLSSVGDGLRSVFFHHEPRALPLFFIALACMLGALGFKVSLVPFHTWMPDIYEGNNPVLAGFISIVPKMAGLVVLLRVLYAFLNTESFVIDNLYTALIALTITIPNAMALLQKDVKRMMAYSSISHTGFALACVVDGAGALFSYWLLFLITNIGAFAILWMVANQQDAQQNSYAYPYERFNGLVQTKPLLAMLSAIFLCSLAGIPPFSMFWGKVMVLEQVISQHQVFLPIVMVLNSAVSAVYYLRLLVAMFFKTPSANPPSATNATPPLYAVSTAVAFLCVFSVFVLRIYLNSNQA
- a CDS encoding complex I subunit 4 family protein codes for the protein MDALLPHHFLSVLIFFPLVACLPLFGLSEKHAKPYGVLVSAIELALVVGLWVLFDKDTGVMQFEEFADLVKQAGINYHVGVDGISLTLLVLTAFILFLLALYVSKHIKDMLICILLLEGILMGVFTSLNLIFFYVFWEVSLLPVLYMIGRYGVGPKVYSGLKFFLYTFLASLFMLLAILYYAHACSLALETPFNFDLETFNSVVLPPQVRLWVFIAFFVGIAVKIPIFPLHNWLPHAYGNAPVIGSAVLSALLLKMGTYAMVRFLLPLFPNVILHYFLPLSVLALLMVLYGGLLACAQKEMKRLIAYSSMSHMGVAVLGLYAFNVEGVGGAVFTMFSHGLVSAGLFILVGVLFDRCNSSKIVAFKGVAHLMPTYAAFFMVLLLANVGMPLTSGFVGEFLSLLGFFKSSPFMAFLAGTTIILSAIYMLVLYKKVFFGAEPSELYAIKKAKALNPLTCSEKSVLALLVAAVLFLGIYPKPLLSPIEQSVQVLLESLQGRINA
- the nuoL gene encoding NADH-quinone oxidoreductase subunit L, which produces MYASVVLAAVLLLPLLGALYAGLFGTCQKSLQVGIVNSSLLGLSFLGALYLLNLSLHNQSVQAVLFDWMALGGFSVKFSFGLDSISAVMIVVVTLVSFLVHVYSIGYMLHDKGYNRYFSYLSGFVFSMLVLVLSDNFLGLFVGWEGVGLCSYLLIGFWYHKESANNASIEAFVMNRIADLGMLMGILLVYWTFGSVQYSVVFANIANADSHLLFCIGLLLFVGAVGKSAQFPLHTWLANAMEGPTPVSALIHAATMVTAGVYLVIRAHPLYSALPGLGYAIACLGAFVALFGASMALVNKDLKRVVAYSTLSQLGYMFVGAGLGAYWIALFHLFTHAFFKALLFLGAGNVMHAMHDELDISKMGGLLKPLKTTAILMGLASLALCGLYPFAGFFSKDKILEVAFATGHHGLFLALLIGALFTAFYSFRLLMLVFFAPKVHSIDHPHEASSFMLWAMLPLAILAVVAGFFEHGFFHFVSKAISVPSFAEYSVPKLLLLALTTIGVLLSIAYAVQKYKKGFGNKEGGFFYRLLLNQYYIPTLYGTLSRVFLKFAFWVWRKIEVRMLDVFVDTIAKIPTLLGQMLTPLQSGNLSSALRLMTFGVVVIIFVTMLSFWS
- the nuoK gene encoding NADH-quinone oxidoreductase subunit NuoK codes for the protein MLTLAHYLVFAALLFSVGLFGILRRKNILMLFFSTEIMLNAINVAFVAIAHSLKNIDGQVFALFMIAVAAAEVAIGLGLVILWHRKHKSLDIDTLVRMKG
- a CDS encoding NADH-quinone oxidoreductase subunit J, with translation MLETLAFYFFAALTLGMAFVVVTTTNILYAMTSLAAAMVFVSAFFFLLDAEFLGVVQILVYVGAVVVMYAFGMMFLNASQEVQERAHAPKVPALLAIALAVVLVALLGAPFIAHYAHNLQESLNPDLDTSNTKLIGFVLFTKYLVAFEVGAFMLLVALVGAMASAFKKEN
- the nuoI gene encoding NADH-quinone oxidoreductase subunit NuoI, with the protein product MGQKYKWLDPKKPSPKLLDTLKTSFGLELFKGLGLTIKEFFSKEVTIHYPMEVLPLSPRYRAVHHLQRLLESGNERCIGCGLCEKICTSNCIRIITHKAEDERKYIDSYTINLGRCIYCGLCAEVCPELAIVMGQRFENSSVQRSQFGGKAEFLTDIQSAKDHSHQEFMGFGAPSVDANTRLAQTPLDYATKEEKEEPKEAKEAKEGAENKEGGKDHA
- the nuoH gene encoding NADH-quinone oxidoreductase subunit NuoH; amino-acid sequence: MSAEIVETLIKILVVVLVFSGLGAFGTYLERKVLAYFQRRLGPTYVGPFGLLQVIADAIKLFTKEDVIPQNANHLIFSIAPVIAMVSAFVSMAPIPFFGDFQIFGHTIKPIISDINVGLLFFLAVGSASIYAPLLAGLASNSKYSLIGAARATIQLLSFEVVSTLTILAPIMVVGSLSLVEINQYQEGGMLHWLVFKQPLAFFLFLISSYAELNRTPFDLLEHEAEIVAGFCTEYSGLRWGMFFLAEYAHLFAFCFVISLIFFGGYNAWGFIPGGIAILIKVCFFVFLSMWARATFPHVRPDQLMRMCWKIMLPLALVNILITGLVLLLF
- a CDS encoding NADH-quinone oxidoreductase subunit G, whose product is MPSIEIDGQKVEFSEGQTILEAARSAGVYIPAICYLSGCSPTVACKMCMVEVEGKRVYACNTKPKANTKVATKTAALVAERQMIMQTYDVNHPLECGVCDKSGECELQDMTHRTLVDRQPFSVRDNLKPFAFWAQASYDPNLCIMCERCVTTCSDNIGDSNLKASKASLHAPDKFKESMPKDPFSVWSRKQKGMIAFVGDTPCYDCGECIAVCPVGAIVYKDFSYKANAWELKHIDSTCMHCAAGCLLDYQVRHFDTLGEEQKIFRVGNDFYHNPICGAGRFAFDLKASTKGSSNIEQAVQKLKEAKAVYVGGDLSNEEAYLLEQMRQTCGFKLHNSKLYAYQEFLKTFSPTPHDLKDLKSSSCVLSLGSRLKNENPLLKYALANVLKVNKGTSLIYAHPLEDMAIEKMSRSVVPVCHAVGAEEIILGAFLMALGVESPSLESLKASALVEPEPEPAESAEGAENAEGEATAEPKKAEQKPPVYAMLENAKCDSPTFEKIKGLVEKAPSIALLIGPEIYTHPKAHNIALMLQEASKLDKLKIFLIPPSANALGIVSLCTLEKDSHASPSVGVRTKGDFVLDSDCVDQNGQVQNQVDFILPSFSQMEASMVNLEGRVLALRPALAYEGLDFADIAQHFGFYGETLAEYTQELPQDKGFLGVAYDDLTNFYANDKSNHRGYKLQSTPSQATESSQPITPIESAPELNAYLQFAETQFNTHTIKSQNLQLKEGIYTSKAHLESLGLVEGTTIRLSKEGRTLTGKIYIDHSLKRGVFMASPSLDTGGVFASPFETLEWERA
- a CDS encoding NADH-ubiquinone oxidoreductase subunit E family protein, which translates into the protein MKRFDLRHLRDEPNEAVISRMGAILDESVRPGEVAIFMFEVVDFDIVEQSAEAIKERGDILMNSLRFNRVDWTLVVKRA